From Candidatus Rokuibacteriota bacterium:
ACGTCGTCTTCTGGGCCTCGGCAATCCACACCGGTGCAGGCAGCCTCCTCGTCACCGAGGCGGGCGGAACCCTGTCCGATATCGACGGCCGACCTTGGACGATCCATTCGGATTCGGTCGTCGGCAGCGCCACTCCCGATCTCCACCGAGAGCTGCTCGACCTTGCCCGCGCCGCCTTGGACCTCCCGCTCTGAAGTGCTTCCGAACACCGGAGAGTGGACGCGCACCGAAGGATGTGTCAGGGCGCGCCCCCCCCCCACGGCAAGGACACGCGCGGAACCGGCTATCGAAGTCGTCCGGGCAGGTCGACTCCGGGCCGGCCGCCAGGGAGAGGATCTCGAACCAGCCTCAGAGTTCAAATCCCCGGGTACACGTTGTTGAGTCAACATCCTCGAAGTGCGTGATTCGGAACAGCTAGCGCGTGACGGACTGTAAACACGGGTTCGAATCCCGTTGGGGACCCGAACCCGTGTCCAAGCCGGCTGGAGCTCGGGAAGCCGAAATGGCTAAAGAATAAGATCAATCCAGATTTGACACCCCCGGCAGAGCGACCGGCCGGGGCCCTGACCTTCGGGTGGAACACCCAAGGGTCGGCGGCGCTCCGACTTGGACCAGCGACCCAGGAAGACGGGGCGCTCGGGGCTGGGGCATATAAGTCACCTTACATACCCTGAGGTCGTACGAGCCGTCGCACGGTTGACTCGGACTGTACTCGGACCGAGTGATCTGGAATCATCGACCTCAAGCGGTGTTCGCCAAGGACTACGACGATGTCTAAGGCTGCAAATGACAACGGATCGCGACGAATCATGTATCTGAGGGAGGGGATGGGGTCGGATCTGAAAATCCTGGTGTCGGCGGTTCAATCCCGTCCCTGCCCACCACTATTTTCAACAAGTTGCCCACCGGTCAATTTCCTTCGATGTGAGTTTGTGCCCAGATTTGTGCCCATCTCGGGCACGCTCCAGCGCAGTCCAGCGCACGTCAGTGGTCCAGGCCGTCGCGACCCCTTCCGTCCAGATCCAACTCGAACGCGCCTTACTGACCGGCTCCTGTCTTCTTCTTCGGGCCCCGGTTTGACCTGCCCCCGGCGATCTGGCAGGATCGGCGCGATGGTAGCGGCCGTGATCCGCCGTGATCCGCAGAGTGGGGATGGCCCCCAAGGGCTGCGCCACGACCGAGAATGGCCTTTCCGTCTCTACGCCCTCGATGTCCTGGAAGGGGAGGCTCCAATTCCAGAGCCGAAGATTCACTGACACCAACCAGCACCAGAGGAGGGAGCCATGGAAGTAAGCCGAAGAGCGTTTCTCGCCGCAGGAACCACGGCCGCGACGCTGGCGGTGACGCCGCGCGCATTCGCGCAATGGCAGCCGAGTCAGCGCTACCCAGACCCGTCGGTCCAGATCGTCGACCAGAGCTTCGCGCGCTACCGGCTCGGCCTCGCCAAGGTCGAACGGCTCGCGACGGGGCTCCGCTGGTGCGAAGGACCGGTCTGGTTCGGTGACGGGCGCTATCTGCTCTGGAGCGACATCCCGAACAACCGCATCATGCGGTGGGACGAAGAGACCGGCGCGGCGAGCGTGTTCCGCAAGCCGTCGAACTTCGCCAACGGCAACACGCGTGACCGGCAGGGGCGCCTGCTCACCTGCGAGCACGGCACCCGGCGCGTGACGCGCACCGAGTACGACGGCACGATCACCGTCATCGCGGACCGCTTCGAAGGGAAGCCCCTCAACGCGCCGAACGACATCGTGTGCAAGTCCGACGGTTCGATCTGGTTCACCGACCCGCCGTTCGGCATCCTCGGCTTCTATGAGGGCTACGTCGCCAAGCCCGAGCTGCCGACCAACGTGTACCGGGTGGACGGCAAGACCGGTCGGATGACGGTGGCGACGGGTGACATCAATCGGCCGAACGGGCTGGCCTTCTCCCCCGACGAATCGAAGCTCTACTATCGTCGAGGCGGGCGTCTTGCCGCGCGTCATCCACGTGTACGACGTGGTGGACGGCGGCACCCGGCTCAGCAACAAGCGCAAGTTCCTCGACGCGGGCCCCGGCACGCCGGACGGGTATCGCTGCGACGTGGACGGCAACCTCTGGTGCGGCTGGGGCATGGGCAAGGAAGGGCTCGATGGCGTGTCGATCTTCAACCCGGATGGCAAGCTCATCGGCCGCATCGATCTGCCCGAGCGCTGCGCAAACCTCTGCTTCGGCGGCACCCATCGCAATCGGCTCTTTATGGTCGCGAGCACGTCGGTCTATTCGCTCTACGTGAACACCCAAGGCGCGCCCGGAGGTTGAAACCTTGGACGCTTGCAAGAGAGGACAAGGAGGTTGCCCAGTCGCTCCTCTACCTTGTCAGCCGCGCGCTCGAGACGTGCCACAAGATGCCGCTGCTCGGCATGGAACTGGCCTGGACGCCCCGCGACGCGGCGAAGCACTGGAACCGCGAGAAAGCTGAGCCGATGAAGAAGACCATCGCCCGGCTCGCCAAGGCCGGAGCGCGGACGGTCTTCCACGACAAGTCGCGAGAGACCGTGAGCGACGGCCGGAAGAAGATCAAGCTTGCGCACGGCTCGTTCGACAACGACGTGGAGGCCGTCTCCCGAATGCACGCCACGATCCTCGGCCGAAAGACGCTCCCAACGGCCCGATGGTCACGCCGACCGCACGCTCGAGGCGAGCTGGCGTCGCCAGCGAGTCGTAAACGAGCGGTTCGACTATCCAATCGGACTTCCTCAGGCCACCGAACATGGCGAACGGCTTCTTGCCTTCTTCGATAATCGGCACGAGGGGTATTCCGTAGTTCGGTGCTATCGCTTGTAACTCCAACGCGGCCGATCTCGGGTTCGTGATGTCGGCGATGATGAACACACTCATGCCAGCACGCCGGCGTCGTGCGCCCCGTCAAGCTCTGCGCACCTTGACCGAGTAGTTTCCCATTCCACTCCCACGGTTGTAGTGCCGCACCTGCACGAAGTAGTCGCCGGCGATCAGGTCCGCCGCGATTCGGGCGTTGGTGTCGACGCCGGAATCATCGTCCTCCGCGATAAGCGCCGTATGGCTGCTCGGGCCGAATAGCTTCATGACCACGTCGGTGGGGCCGCGCGTGTCGATGACGTGGCGGCCGTCCGTCGCAGCTGTGAACCGGTAGAGATCCTCCTCGCCGACCTGGCCGATCGAGGCCTGCGTCCGGAGTTGGGCGTTGACCTTGAGTTCCTTCGCGCCCGCCGGCGTAACGCCGGTCTTGGGATACATCTTGGCTCCCGCGATGAACTCCTTGTCGATGCGCGAGAGGATCTCGTTGGCCTTGGTGTCGATGCCGTTCAGAGTCCACGAGGCCGGGAAGAAGTACAGCATGATGGAATCCCGGTCGAATCCGGTGCCGTTGATCTGGTCGGCGGAGTACTTGCGCAGCACGTTGTGGCGCGCCGTCGCCTCGTCCCAGAAGTTCGGCGACTTGGCCAATTCGGTGATGACGACCTGCTCGTTCCACTGAATGCCTCCGGCGGGGTTCTGGTGCTCGTGGGCGAGCCCGATGGCGTGCCCGAATTCGTGCGCCGCCGTGCCGCCGTCGAGAAAGCCGAGGTTCATCGTGGGCTCGTTCGTCGGGATTCCGCGGCAGTCGGTACCAACGTAGGACCAAGCGCCGTCGCCGGGATCGAACGTGATGCGGATCTCCGCGGCGGGCGCGTCGTTGAAATTGAGCTTGAGGTTGGCGACTTGCGCCCACCAGCCTGCCTGCTCGCGCGCTACGGCCTTCTCGGCGGGGGTTCCAGCCATGAACCGCACGCGAAGAGTAGAGCCGTTCATCCAGGTCTTACCGATCGGCGATATGGCACGTACGGGGCCGCCGCGCCGATGCGTGGTGGGTTGGAAGCGCATCAACTCA
This genomic window contains:
- a CDS encoding M12 family metallopeptidase; the encoded protein is MAARPKVCFDRVLPRELMRFQPTTHRRGGPVRAISPIGKTWMNGSTLRVRFMAGTPAEKAVAREQAGWWAQVANLKLNFNDAPAAEIRITFDPGDGAWSYVGTDCRGIPTNEPTMNLGFLDGGTAAHEFGHAIGLAHEHQNPAGGIQWNEQVVITELAKSPNFWDEATARHNVLRKYSADQINGTGFDRDSIMLYFFPASWTLNGIDTKANEILSRIDKEFIAGAKMYPKTGVTPAGAKELKVNAQLRTQASIGQVGEEDLYRFTAATDGRHVIDTRGPTDVVMKLFGPSSHTALIAEDDDSGVDTNARIAADLIAGDYFVQVRHYNRGSGMGNYSVKVRRA